A single Mercenaria mercenaria strain notata chromosome 9, MADL_Memer_1, whole genome shotgun sequence DNA region contains:
- the LOC123546831 gene encoding inactive dipeptidyl peptidase 10-like — translation MSDYEDFEDEFVGSTTETRNWRGIAIALLVIVTVFGLIIAAIVLITPKEFNEDLGEKLTFKEFIQHKFDPVPFQNVWSSGDSLIYRRPDGMVVKFDCGNNETTEVMDNSTFRELDTETYKVSADGKYVLLPYNIQYIYRYSYIAKYRIYDTDKKLHIDLIGPVIEGRAVESDFQYVTWSPTGHNLIVVAHNNIYYLKSWNSLKEIDSSQYIEVTNNGSKDAIFHGVPDWLYEEEILLSDNAIWWNPDASGIVYASFDNRDVSRYDMTIYGPLKNKYVENRRLPYPRPDTINPTVMIKYFDFNTNSTITFKPPTDFVDIEYYVTSVTWKDNTHVLVTWLNRPQNVSILTICDIETAQCSDSYRIEADSGWLELVRKSDVLKGIYFVASAVFSSTGDEYFIMLSQKDGDHGSFKHVAKIDASSNDRGAGMFVTSGRLEVKKILAYDDGTHTVYFLGIRQDDPREKHLYSATTLQEADDFRQPTCLSCDFSEDCLFVDATFSPKVEYFVLSCNGPGVPYHNLMTTPFNLVTLLDDNALLRENLEGKGLPKIDFVEITTEAGHVLWAKLLLPPILKKDEIITFNMIMKVYGSPGTQMVTHEYSVDWEHYLCSAHGFIIAYVDTRGSGGRGDDWTHSLYKNLGTVEVEDIIAAAKHFLSLQYVHNQATVLGISHGGFLSASVIGSRDNVFSCGVAVAPVTDWRYYDSFYTEKFMGFPTAADNIQGYNKANVSQNASNFKKSKFMLIHGTGDDNVHFQHSAQLIRALTENDVYFKTQIYTDQQHWLNGGNTRNHLYNSMEDFVFRCFGKTPPREVPEVVIVVEEE, via the exons GAGTTTGTCGGCAGTACAACAGAAACACGGAACTGGCGGGGTATTGCTATAGCTCTACTCGTCATTGTGACAGTATTTGGACTTATTATCGCCGCTATTGTCCTCATTACACCAA AGGAATTTAATGAAGACCTTGGAGAGAAGTTAACATTTAAAGAGTTTATACAACATAAATTTGACCCAGTACCTTTCCAGAACGTGTGGAGCTCAG GAGATTCATTGATCTACAGACGCCCCGATGGTATGGTAGTGAAATTTGACTGCGGGAACAATGAAACGACGGAAGTTATGGACAACTCCACATTT AGGGAGCTGGATACAGAGACGTACAAAGTATCAGCTGATGGGAAATACGTTCTTTTGCCATACAATATCCAATAT atttacaGATATTCCTACATTGCCAAATATAGAATTTATGATACAGACAAAAA ATTACATATAGATCTTATAGGTCCTGTGATAGAAGGAAGGGCGGTTGAAAGTGATTTTCAGTATGTCACGTGGTCGCCCACTGGCCATAATCTC attGTCGTTGCCCataacaatatttattatttaaagtcgtggaattctttaaaagaaatagatAGTAGTCAATATATAGAAGTCACAAATAATGGCTCAAAAGACGCTATATTTCATGGAGTGCCAGACTGGTTGTATGAAG aGGAGATTCTTCTATCCGACAACGCCATCTGGTGGAATCCAGACGCATCTGGCATCGTTTATGCGAGCTTTGATAATAGAGATGTTTCCAGATACGATATGACCATATATGGaccattgaaaaataaatatgtagaaAATAGAAGACTGCCATATCCAAGG CCGGATACAATTAACCCAACTGTGATGATAAAATACTTCGATTTCAATACTAATTCAACCATTACGTTTAAACCACCGACTGATTTTGTAGACAT CGAATATTACGTTACATCTGTAACTTGGAAAGATAATACGCACGTGCTAGTTACGTGGCTCAATAGACCTCAGAATGTTTCCATCTTAACCATCTGTGATATCGAAACAGCACAGTGTTCCGAT AGTTATCGGATTGAAGCAGACAGTGGCTGGCTTGAATTGGTAA gaaaaagtgatgttctcaaA GGAATCTATTTCGTCGCATCGGCCGTGTTTTCCTCGACGGGTGATGAATATTTTATTATGCTTTCACAAAAAGACGGAGATCACGGAAGTTTTAAACACGTTGCCAAAATTGATGCTAGCTCTAACGACAGG GGTGCGGGCATGTTTGTGACATCAGGGAGGTTGGAGGTGAAGAAAATTCTAGCATACGACGATGGCACACATACAGT ATATTTCCTTGGCATTCGGCAAGACGACCCGAGGGAAAAGCATCTTTACAG TGCAACGACTTTACAAGAAGCCGATGATTTCCGACAGCCAACATGTTTATCCTGTGATTTTTCCGAAGATTGTCTCTTTGTGGATGCAACGTTTAGTCCGAAAGTCGAGTATTTTGTATTGAGCTGTAACGGCCCTGGAGTACCCTACCATAATCTTATGACAACGCCATTCAATTTAG TAACATTATTGGATGATAACGCACTGCTGAGAGAAAACCTTGAAGGGAAAGGATTACCTAAGATAGATTTTGTAGAAATAACGACAGAAGCCGGCCATG TTCTGTGGGCAAAGTTGCTGCTTCCACCGATCCTGAAGAAGGACGAGATTATTACATTTAACATGATCATGAAAGT GTACGGATCGCCGGGCACGCAGATGGTGACGCACGAGTATTCCGTGGACTGGGAACACTACCTATGTAGTGCGCACGGGTTTATTATAGCCTACGTAGATACACGTGGTTCCGGAGGGCGTGGCGATGACTGGACACATTCGCTCTATAAAAATCTCGGCACAGTAGAGGTGGAGGACATCATTGCAGCCGCAAA gCATTTCTTGTCACTACAATATGTACATAACCAGGCAACTGTACTTGGTATT TCACATGGGGGTTTCCTGTCGGCATCGGTGATTGGTAGCAGGGATAATGTGTTTAGCTGTGGTGTAGCAGTTGCTCCCGTTACCGACTGGAGATATTATG ATTCATTCTATACAGAAAAGTTTATGGGTTTTCCAACAGCAGCTGATAACATTCAAGGATACAAT AAAGCGAATGTGTCACAAAATGCCTCCAACTTCAAGAAATCTAAATTTATGTTAATACATGGCACAGGAGATG aCAATGTACACTTCCAGCATTCAGCACAACTGATCCGAGCTTTGACAGAAAATgatgtttatttcaaaacacaG ATATATACAGACCAACAGCATTGGTTAAACGGAGGTAATACACGAAATCATTTGTACAACAGCATGGAGGATTTCGTCTTCCGGTGCTTTGGGAAAACCCCACCACGTGAAGTACCGGAAGTAGTTATTGTAGTGGAAGAAGAGTAA